The genomic DNA CCTATGAGCACAACAGCTTTGTGATCGTGGGCAAGGGCCGGGAACCGGGGGAGAAATCCGTGGTGGTAGTGGAGCACGGCGCCTACCTGGGTTTTGGCTTTGTAGACGACACTTTTTCAGCTCAGGGCCTGGAGGATTTTAAAGGCGCTATTACGCGTTACAACGATAACAAAGACATCCAGCAGCTTATCCGCGGGCATATGCGTAGCAAGCACAAGGACAAAATCATCATATTTGATTAACTTACACCCGGCGGGCTTCCATACCTGCCCTGTGTTTTGCTTTTATACTTAGGCACAATACAAAAGGGCTACTCCTCCTTCAGACATTGGGAAGGGTTTACACTGGCAGCTTTTGCCGCCTGCATACCTACCGTAAGCCAGGCTAAGAGCAAAGCAAGAACGCCCGCACCTATAAAATACCCTGGTTCCAGCGCTATTTTATAGGCAAAGCTATCCAGCCAATTTTTCACGAGCAGGTAACTTATGGGCAGTGCTATCAGAATAGAGACCAGCACTAGTTTGGTGAAGTCCGCAGACAATAAGTAGACGATCTGTAACTCTGTTGCGCCCAACACCTTCCGAACCCCGATTTCTTTCCGCCTTCTTTCAGCTGTAAAGGCTGCCAGTCCAAACAGGCCCAGGCAGGAGATCAGGATGGCCAAACCGGCAAAGTAGCGGGATAAGGCGGAAACATGCTGTTCTGCGGCATACTGCGCCTGGTAATCTTCATCCAGAAAGGTATAATCGAATGGCAAGCCAGGATTAAAGGTGGCGTACAAGTTCCGGACACGGGCTATCGCTTCTTTTTCCTTTCCGGCTTCCATCCGAATCATCACTATACTTGTATTGCGGGGTTGGAGCCTGATAAACAAGGGCTTTACCGTTTCATGGAGCGACTGAAAATTAAAATCCTTTACTACCCCCAGTATCTCCAGGTTGGTACCCCAAAGCTTGACTGTTTTGCCGACCGGATCCTGGAGCCCCATCGCTGTAATGGCGGCTTCGTTGAAAATAATCTTTGCCGTATCAGTAGCAAAGTCACTCGAAAAGGCCCGTCCCTCCTTCACTTTTATATCCAGCGTTTCCAGCAGGCCATAGTTCACCCCCACAATTTCGAATGCCACTACTTCATCCGGCTTTTTTCCTGCCCAACTCAGGCCGCCCGTGGTGTTGTGGCTGCCTATGATGCGCCGGTCAATACTGGAGGCATTCACAATTCCCGGCACCTTTTTTACTTCTGCTAAAAACGCCTCCCGGCTTTCATTTAGCTTTTCCGCCAGATCAAAGTAAATCACATTGTCTTTTTCATAACCCATGTTTTTGTGCTGCACATACTTTATTTGTTTGTATACCACAAAAACAGCTATGATCATAATAACGGAGGTCGTGAACTGAAACACCACTAACCCTTTGCGGGCCCATAGTTCGCCCCCGAAGGAATGTAACCTGCCCCGCAGCACAGCTGCCGGTTTAAAGCCGGAGAGGTACAAGGCCGGGTAACTACCCGCCAGCAGCCCGGTGAGCAGCGCCATACCGATGGCCACAAGTAGGAAAGGAGTATGAAAGGAATGCGTGAGCTGTTTCCCTGTCAGGTTGCTGAAAGGGGCAAGTAGCAATTCTACCAGCATCAGGGCAATAAGCAGCGAGGCAAAGGCTGTGAGCATAGACTCGCCCAGGTAGTGGAAGACCAAGGATTTTCGGCTGGCACCCATCGCTTTTTTTATGCCTACCTCTTTGATCCTGCGAGAGGCTTTAGCCGTGGAAAGATTCATAAAATTAATGCAGGCAATAACAAGAATGAAAACCGCGATAATCGAAAAGAGCCGGACGTATGTTATGCGGCCTCCTGCCTGCACACCGTTTTCATACTGGCCATACAGGTAGCCATCGGCATAAGGTCTAAGGAATACCTGGCGATTAGCCCCGCCGTTTTTTTGCTTTATATACCCGGCAATTTTTTGGTTGAATTGCGCCAGGTTCGTGCCTTCTTTCAAAACCACATAGGTGTTGGTTCCATCATTTCCCCAATCCAAAACGGATGGCGAAATGCCCTTCCATGCATCAAAGGACAGTATAAAATCGAATTGCTCCGAGGAACCAGCTGGCGTGCCTTTAAATACGCCAGAAATGACGACCTGCTTTTTTAAACCTGGCAGTTCCCAGGCTACCACCCTGCCTACCACATTTTGGGTAGTATGAAATAGTTTCAGGGCCAGTGCTTCCGATATCATCATGGCATTCTTAGCAGAAAGCACCTGGTCTTTGTCTCCCTGTACAAGGCCGTAGGAGAAAACACCAAAAAAATCTTTACTAGCAAACTGTCCCACCGCCTTAACTTTCTGATCCCCGGCAGCAGAAAGGATGAACTTTGGAAACCAGGAATGGTGCATAACGGCAGTTGCCAATTCCACTTCAGGCATTTCTTGCGGCAGCGTTTCTGCCACCAGCCCAGCCGTCATGCCGGTCGTAACAATGTTCTCTGCGTGCTGCTGGTTTTCCATTACCTGAAAAAGCCGGCTATTCTTTTCATGAAAAGAATCGGTATGCACCTCGTCATTCACCCACAGAAAAATAAGCAAGACACAGGCTAAGCTGGTAGAAAGCCCGATCATGTTGATGAAGAACGTACTTT from Pontibacter liquoris includes the following:
- a CDS encoding ABC transporter permease; this translates as MIRHSLLLIYRNFKRFKSTFFINMIGLSTSLACVLLIFLWVNDEVHTDSFHEKNSRLFQVMENQQHAENIVTTGMTAGLVAETLPQEMPEVELATAVMHHSWFPKFILSAAGDQKVKAVGQFASKDFFGVFSYGLVQGDKDQVLSAKNAMMISEALALKLFHTTQNVVGRVVAWELPGLKKQVVISGVFKGTPAGSSEQFDFILSFDAWKGISPSVLDWGNDGTNTYVVLKEGTNLAQFNQKIAGYIKQKNGGANRQVFLRPYADGYLYGQYENGVQAGGRITYVRLFSIIAVFILVIACINFMNLSTAKASRRIKEVGIKKAMGASRKSLVFHYLGESMLTAFASLLIALMLVELLLAPFSNLTGKQLTHSFHTPFLLVAIGMALLTGLLAGSYPALYLSGFKPAAVLRGRLHSFGGELWARKGLVVFQFTTSVIMIIAVFVVYKQIKYVQHKNMGYEKDNVIYFDLAEKLNESREAFLAEVKKVPGIVNASSIDRRIIGSHNTTGGLSWAGKKPDEVVAFEIVGVNYGLLETLDIKVKEGRAFSSDFATDTAKIIFNEAAITAMGLQDPVGKTVKLWGTNLEILGVVKDFNFQSLHETVKPLFIRLQPRNTSIVMIRMEAGKEKEAIARVRNLYATFNPGLPFDYTFLDEDYQAQYAAEQHVSALSRYFAGLAILISCLGLFGLAAFTAERRRKEIGVRKVLGATELQIVYLLSADFTKLVLVSILIALPISYLLVKNWLDSFAYKIALEPGYFIGAGVLALLLAWLTVGMQAAKAASVNPSQCLKEE